TCGCAGGCATGAGATCTCCTTTGTTTTCGTTTGGGCAGCGCGCCGCTAAAAGTTTCGAAGAAGTCAGGTGAAAATTATCTCTCCCCCTTGTGCCTTCTCATAGAATTCACCCACGGTAATGATGTCGTCGACGGGCGACACAAAATCGGCTTTGGTCATTTTGAACATGTCGACCGTTGCTTTGCATGCATACATGCCGCACCCAGAGTCATGAATCAGCTCGAGAAATTCGCCGATCGGTGGTATGTCGAGCGACTCGATCGATTTACGCATGCGCCACGAAACCAGCGCCGACATGCCTGGAATGCCGCCAATCCAAGTGGGTATGTGCAGCCATTTGGGTATGCCCGCAACATACGCCGCGAGTTTTGCCGGCCCTTTCGGGAAAAGGGCATACAGTTCTTTGGTGTTGACTCCCGATTCTTTGCCCAGCGTACGAATCGACGGCGAGTCGCCATTCTTCAGGTAACGCTCGCGCATGAATTTCACCACTTTCCAGTGGCCTTCGCTGAGTTCGCTGATGCCGATGTCGGCGGCGAAGAGCCTAGCCAGCTCTTCTGTCCAATCGGCGGTGTTCTTGAGAAAACCCTGATCGTCGACCTCGACCGTTTTTGTACCCAAAGTCTTTTGCGGCATAGAATAGCTCCTTGGGCGACAACCCAAAATAGTCGACCAAATTGTCGACTATAAATACCCGGGTGTCTATGTTATGTTCTGTTTGCCGCGCAGCGAAAAATGCCTGCTGATCGGCAGGTAGCGTGCGGGCAGCATCAGGTGCCAATAGATAAGCCTAAACGCAAGCTTGCCCCAGTGGTTCAGCCGCGTTACCTTGAGCAGGCGCAGCGGGCCGAAGAACGGCAAAGGGTAGCTGCCGGGCAGAGGCTCTACTTCATAGCTGAAATCAATCAACGCCGCTTTGCCCGCACCGGTTTCAATAAAGCAGTTCGAATGGCCGTCGAAATCGGCGAGCGGCTCGTCGCCGGCAAGAAAGCGCATAATATTTTCATGCACCGTCTCTGATTCGAAGTGTGCAACCGAACCCGCCTTTGAGGCGGGTACGCTTGTAGCATCGCCGAGCGCGAAAATCTCTTTGTGCATCGGGTTCTGCAGCGTAGCGCTGTCGACGCGCACAAACCCCAGATCGTCGCCGATGTCGCTGTTCTTGATAAATTCTGCTCCGTTGTGCAGTGGTACCGTGACGAGCAGATCAAAATCGACCGTGCGGTCGTCCCATGAAACGATCTGGTTATTTTCAACGCGGCCGGTGTTGAATTCAGTGACGAGGTCAATATTTTTCTCTGCAAGCAGATTCTTGAAGACGTTCGCTGCCACAGGTTTGGTGAACGCGTTATCGAGCGGAGTGACATACGAAATTTTCACCTTGTTTCGAATGCCACGGCGTTTGAAATAATCGTCGGCGAGAAATGCAAATTCAAGCGGTGCCACGGGGCATTTGATCGGCACGTCGACAATATTGATGACCAGGTGCCCCCCGGTAAACTCTTGCAGCGCCGCCTGCAGGCGGGTTGCACCCTCGAGTGTGTAGAAATCGAAACGGTTTTTGAACCAGCCCTCACCGGTAAGGCCTTCGGTTTCTTCGGGAGCTATGCGCGTACCGGTTGCGACAACGAGCACGTCATAAGGCAAGAGCGAGCCGTCGGCGAGCGTCACGGTTCGGGCAATCGTGTCGAGGCTTGTCACCGACTGTTCGACGAGTCTGATTTCTTTGCGCAGCAGTTGTCGTTTTCGTCTGATAATCTTTTCACGCGTGGTTGATCCGAAAGGTAGAAACAGCAAGCCGGGTTGATAGAGGTGATCTTTTTCGGGGTCGACTACAGTGATCTGCAGATCGAAGCGCACGCTGCGCCGGTCTTTCTGCAGGCGATTCGCGAGAATATTGCCCCCCGTGCCGCCACCCAAAATCACTACCTGCTTCATGCGCCGGTGTTGCGCCTCGGCTCATGGTGAGCAATCACATTTTGATAGCCACGCCAAATTGCCTTGACGTCGGGCCTCTCAGCGCGACTTCTCGGACTATGCCCCAATCAGCCGAGGTTGAAGAATATTATCTGACAATTTTTTTGGCGCATGGCGAAGAAAGCTCGTGGCACGAAGTTGCCGAATTTATCGAGCAAAAGCTTGCGCACGAGGTTGTGCCTTACGCCGGGTCGCTCGCCCCTGGCAGAACCGACATACAAAAGCTCGAAGAACTCACAGAAGAGTGTGCTTTTGCGATCGTGATGCTCACGGCGAAAGAAAGCGCCGCCCGTTCGCGCGCGAAAATTATCCATGAGATCGGCTTTTGCCAGGGGTCGTTCGGTCGCGAGAATGTGCTCGTGATGAAAGAAGAGGGGGCACAAGAGATTGAAGAATTGGGTGGAGTGATTTATGTGCCGTTTGCTTCAGGCAATGCCAAAGCAGCTTTTCAGAGAATTCAGGCAGAGATCGATGCTGCTATCGACAGATTTGAAGACGATGAAGAAGAAGACGATGACGATTAAGGCGTCAATTCTTGCTCAGCAAGAGTTCGACCGTATTGCAGAATAGCTCCATGCCGTCGGCTTTGGGTATGATGAGTTCGATGCCGGCACTCGCAACCTGTGCCTTCATCGATTCGTCGACGTAGCCCGAGGCGAGCGCAACTTTCAGATCGCTGCGAATCTTGTGCGCCTCTTTGGCTACCTGAATGCCCGAGGTTCCGGGCATATTGAAGTCGCTGATGACGAGATCGATGTCGTCGGGGTTCTCGCGCAGAGCCTGTAGTGCATCTTCGGCGTGCATATAGCCGCTGACACGATAGCCGAGGCGCTGCAGATAGATCTTCACGAGCCTGACCATCGACTCTTCGTCGTCGATGAACACTATGTGGCCACCGTGTTTTTCGCCGGCTTTGGTGGCTGCATGATTTTCATCAGGCCCGGTAGCTGTTTTTTCACCACTGACGAGATAGAGCGAAAACGCAGTGCGCACCCCCGGTTCGCTTTCAACCACCATTACGCCCTGGTGTGCTTCAACAATGCCGTGCACAACCGATAGGCCGAGTCCCGTGCCTTCGTTCACGCCCTTGGTCGTGAAAAACGGTTCGAAAATACGTTCGAGAGTGTTTGCCGCGATGCCAGGCCCGTTGTCTTCGACGACAATGCGCGTGCACGCGGTGCCGGTATTGATCGTCTTCAATTGCACGTGGCGTTCGCGCAGATCGTCGGTCATGGTGACGGTTTCAAGCACCAGAACGATTCTTCCAGGCCGAGCCTGCAGCGCCTGCATGGCGTTCGTGGTGATATTGAGCAGCGCCTGTTCAATTTGCGTCGTGTCGACGAGCGCTACCGCCGCCGGGTTTCTGATTTCCGTCACGAGCTGAATCGTCTCGGGTAAGTTCGATTTGATGAGACGTGCCACCTCGATGACAATCGGTGCAATCAAGGTGTTGCGCCGGGCAACCGGTTGCTGCCGGCTAAAGGCCAGCAATTGCTGAACGAGCGCCCTTGCGCGCGCCGCGGATTTCTCAATTTCACGCAGCGAGTGCCGTGCTTCAGACCTCTCGTCTGTTTCATCAATTGCAAGGCTGACATTGCCGAGTATGCTTGCGATAATATTGTTGAAGTCGTGTGCAATGCCGCCAGCGAGTGTGCCGATCGCCTGTAATTTCCGAGACTGCCGCAGTTGCGTTTCGAGGGCCTCGCGCTTTTCATCGGCAAGTTTCGCTGCGGTGATATCCTGAAAAGTGCCGTAGATTCTGATCACCTTGCCGTCTTTCTTTTCAGCAAAACCCTGCGTCTGCACCCATTTATGTCTGCCCTTTTCGGTGATAATCGGCAGTTGCAAATCATAAGGAGTGCCTTCGGTCATGGCGGCTTCAACAGCTTTTGCGATCGTGTCGCGCGCTTCGGGCGCGAAGAGATTGATCCCTTCGTCGAGCGCAGGTTCAACTGCGCTATCCCGTTCTGCAATACGAAATGTTTCCTGTGTCCAGGTCAGCTTCATGCTCTCGAGATCGACCTGCCAGCCACCGGTTTTGGCCAGGGCTCCCGTGCGTTCGAGCAACTCGCTTGTGCGCCGAAGTTCCGTTTCTGCGCGTTTACGTTCGGTGATATCTGACGAAACCCCGATAATGCCGATGAGTTTACCGGCATGGTCGGTAATCGGTGCGTTGTGAACCTGTGCGATGAATGTACGGCCGTCGCGCCGCGTCACCAGAAATTCACCACTCCAAGGCTCGCGCTTCGCGAGCCTCGTCAGAATCTCTTGCGCCTGTTCATGCGACATTTTGGGCATTGTTAAATCTATCACGCTCATGCCGATGGCCTCGCGCGCGCTGTAACCATAGAGTTCTTCTGCTGCCTTGTTCAAGAACGTGATATTGCCCTGCGGGTCGTTACCTATGACCGATTGGCTGATCGCATTCAAGAGCTGCGCCTGAAACCGCGCCGCATTTTCGACACGCTTGCGGTCGGTGATGTCTTGCATAATCGACACGAACTGCAGCGGTGAACCTGTGTCGCTGCGCACCGCAGAGACGCTGAGCTGAACAGGTACCCAGTGGCCGTCTTTATGGCGGTATTGTTTTTCGGTGAAGTACCTATCGCGCCTGCCTTCGAGCATGTCTCGCAACGCCTGTGAGTCGCGTGCAACATCGTCGGGGTGTGTAATCGCCGGGAAGTTTGTAGCTGTGAGTTCGGCTTCGGTCATGCCGACGATGCGGCAGAGTGCGGCGTTCACGCGCAAAAATCTGCCGTCAAGGCCAACGAGCGCCATGCCGACGGGTGAAGCAGAAAATGCCTTCTCGAGCATCTGGTCGGCGAGGCGCTTTGCCTCCCGGGCGCTTTTGCTTTCGGTGATATCGGCCGATACGCCCATGATGCCGATGAGTGCACCCTCAGTATTGGTCATCGGCAGATTCAATACCTGCGCGAGAAAAGTCGTGCCATCGCGCCGCTTAACCTCAAACTCGCCCGACCATGAATTGCCTGCGGCGAGCTGCTGCATAATTTCATGCGCCTGCTGATCAGAGGCTTGAGGTACAGTGACCTCATAAATGGGGCGGCCTATGACCTCTTCACTTTTGTAGCCATAAATCTCTTCGGCTGCATGGTTCCAGTAGGTAATAAACCCTGCCGTATCTGTGCTGATGACTGCCTGCCCGATCGCATCGAGCATCTGGCCCTGAAAGCGCACGCGGTCGGCCGATTGTCTCTGCCCAGTGATATCCATAAAGACGACCACCAGATAGCGTTTGCCCTGATCGTCAACATGCCGGGTTTTAGTGGTGATAACTGTGTGCGTTTTTCCGGTGGCACCGGTGAGTTTCTCTTCACAGGTATGTGGCACACCCGTCTCGAGCACGAGGCGGTCGATGCGTAAAAAATGCTCAATTTCATCGGCCGGCAATTCTTCAATGAGTACCTTGCCGATGATGGCCTCGCGCTGCATTCCGAGAATTTCGCAGGCGGCATCGTTCGCGATCAGAATGCGCGACGCGCTGTCTTTGACCAGCGTTGGTGTGCCTGAGATGTTCAAGAAATGCCCGAGTTGCGCCTCGACGCTGTCGAATGCCTTTTTCGCCGGGGGGGAGCTTAGGGGTTCAGGTGTGGTGCTCATAGGCAGTCTAAAGGCAGCGGGCAATTAGGGGGCCGGGTACTCAGCGCTGCAAGTCGTTTTCTCTTTAATTGTTAATTGTAGTTTGCGCGCCGACGCCACCTCAAAAATCGCTCTCACATCACGCGGCCGGGGGCGGCAACGCTGCCCCGGCCCAAATAAACCTCGAGGGCAAATGCAGGCAGAAATTACTCAATCCGCAAAATCGAAAAAGACCTTGCACGGCGCGACCGTACGCTTCACCGGTGACTCGGGCGACGGCATGCAGCTCGTCGGTGCACAGTTCACCTCTGTGACCGGGCTTGCCGGCAACGACGTGATGACGTTTCCCGACTTTCCCGCTGAGATTCGCGCGCCGCAGGGTACGACCGCGGGCGTTTCAGGTTTTCAGGTGCACTTCGGCGATCATCACATCTATACGCCTGGTGACAAGGTCGATGTGCTCGTGGCGATGAACCCGGCAGCTCTCAAGGCGAACCTCAAAGACCTGCGCGAGCGCGGAGTGTTGCTCGTCAATTCAGACGAGTTCGATGAAAAAAATCTGACCAAGGTCGATTACAAATCGAATCCGCTCGACGACGAGGCGCTTAAAGAAAAATACCGGCTGATCGCCGCGCCGATTACCGAATCGACACGGCGAGCTCTTGCAGAGTCGGGCCTGACCACCAAAGAAATCGATCGCTGCAAAAACTTTTTTGCCCTGGGCCTGACGTACTGGATGTACCAGCGCGACATCGAAAAAACGAAAAAGTGGCTAGAACAGCAATTCGCAAAAAAGCCGCACCTCGCAAAAGCAAATATACAGGTTCTCGAAGCGGGCTACCACTTCGCCGAAACGACAGAACTATTCGACGTCTCTTACGAAATTACCAAAGCGAAGTTCGAACCGGGAACCTACCGCAACATCACCGGTAACTCGGCGCTGGCGCTCGGTCTCGTCGCGGCGACCGACCTTTCGGGACTGCCCGCTCTGTACGCCGGTTATCCGATTACTCCCGCGTCAGACATTTTGCATGAGATCGCGAAGTACAAAAACTTTAACATCAAAACTTTTCAGACCGAAGACGAGATCGCAGCCATCTGCGCTGCGCTTGGCGCTTCATACGGCGGCTCGCTTGGCATCACTGCTTCGTCGGGCCCGGGCATCGCGCTGAAGTCAGAGGCGATTAACCTCGCGGTGATGACTGAACTGCCGGTGGTGATCATCGACGTGCAGCGTGGCGGCCCTTCGACCGGCATGCCGACGAAGAACGAACAGACCGACCTCTTGATGGCGCTCTACGGCCGTAACGGTGAAAGCCCGGTGCCGGTCGTGGCAGCCGCTTCACCATCAGATTGTTTCGATGCAGCTATCGAGGCGACGCGCATCGCGCTGAAATTTATGACTCCGGTTTTTCTTCTGTCAGATGCTTACATCGCCAACAGCTCAGAACCATGGAAACTACCCGAAGTGGAAAACCTGCCCGAGATCGAAACGAACAAGATTGAAAGAGGCGAATCGCGCGAAGGCTTCAAGGTTTATGGGCGCGACCCCGAAACGCTCGCGCGCCGTTGGCCGATACCCGGCACGCCGGGCTTCGAGCACCGCATCGGCGGCATCGAAAAAGATGAAAACGGCAACATCAACTACGACCCTGATAACCATGACAAAATGGTGAATCTGCGCCAGGCGAAGATCAACAAGATTGCCGATTTTATTCCCGAGCTCACAGCCTTTCCCGAACAAAAGGGGGGATTACTGGTGCTCGGCTGGGGTTCGACGTACGGAGCCATTCGCGAAGCGGTGCTGCGGGTACGCTCGCAGGGGTTCAGCGTCTCGCACGCACACCTCAAATACCTGAATCCGTTTCCGCGTAACATCGAAAAGGTACTGCGCTCGTTCGAAAAGGTCTTGATACCCGAGCTCAACATGGGACAACTCGCGCTCCTCATTCGCGGCAAATACCTCGTGCCCGCGACGCAGTACAACAAGGTGCGCGGCAGACCTTTCGGCATCGAAGAACTCGAACAGGTCATCATCGACACGCTGAAAAAATAAGGATCGCAAAAATGGCAGAAACAGCTACACTCACAAAAAAAGATTTTGCTTCAGACCAAACGGTGCGCTGGTGCCCCGGCTGCGGCGACTACGGTATTTTGACCGCGGTGCAAAAGACGATGCCCGAACTCGGCATACCGCGCGAGAACATCGCGTTCATTTCGGGCATCGGTTGTTCGTCGCGTTTTCCCTATTACATGAACACCTATGGCTTTCACACGATTCACGGCCGCGCGCCGGCGATTGCTTCGGGCCTGAAACTCACGCGCCGCGACCTCTCAGTGTGGATGGTCACGGGCGACGGCGATGCGCTTTCGATCGGGGGCAACCACCTGATTCACATTTTGCGCCGCAACCTCGACATCAACATTCTGCTCTTCAACAATGAAATCTATGGCCTGACGAAGGGCCAGTATTCACCCACGAGCGCGAAGGGTACAGTTGCGAAATCGACTCCCGACGGGTCGCTCGACACGCCGTTTTCGCCGCTGCGCCTCGCGATCGGTGCAGGCGGTTCGTTTCTCGCGCGCACGTACGACAAAGACATGAAGCACATGGAAAAAACGGTGAAGCAGGCGCATCTGCACAAAGGCACTTCATTCGTCGAAGTTCTGCAGAACTGCGTGATATTCAACGACGAAGTTTTTGAACCGGTCGTTGGCAAAGAAAACCGCCACAACACGATGATCTTTGTCGAGCACGGCCAGAAAATGCTATTCGGCAAAGACAACGAAAAAGGCCTCAAGCTCAACCACGGCACATTCGAAGTCGTGTCGGCGGTCGATAACCCAGATCAGGTAGCTGTCTATAACGAGAGCGATCCGCATTTTTTACAGACATTCGAAGCGGTTGGCGGCAAAAACGGCATTCCGGTACCGTTCGGAGTGCTCTTCAAGCAGGCGCGCAGCATCTACGAAGAAGATGTCGAAGAGCAGGTGCAGAACGTCGTCGCCAAAAAGGGTCGTGGCGATCTGCGCAAGCTGCTCGCCGCCGGCGAAACCTGGCAAGTAACTTAGGGATCTCTGTGTAGCAAATCGTCGTGGTCTGTTTCGGCTGCCTTCGCTGAGCCGAACGTCTGCGTCACCCACAGCGTTGCCGTGTGGTAGTGGTAGAATGTCGCAGGTGTGGATGCAGGTACGTAACGGTACATGTAACCTGTTTGAATCGTCATCGAGTTCACCTGGTAGCCGAGCATGAACCAGGTGCGAACCTGGTCGAGCTGGTTGCCGGTAATCTGCGGCGCAAAATTCAAGAGCACCTCGTTACCCACAACAAAAAACGGCGCCTCATTGAAAAGTTTGAGCCCCGTAATCGGTCGGCGAAAGGCAATCATGTAACGAATGCGGTGGTTAAACACAAATCCCGATTCGGTTTCGCCGTTCGCCACATTCTGTCTGAACCGTGAATCGTAACGCAGGCGGTGGCTGAACGTGTATTTGGTGCTGAGCGGCAGGTGCATCAAGAGCTGCGCCCACGGCCGGTGTTCAAACCGGTCGAGCCTGTCTGATCCCGAACCGGGGGTCGTGAGGTAGCCCCACGCATAACCGCCGGTGACGCTCACCTGCTGGCTCAGGTGCCGGGTAAAACCATGCCGCGACAAAAAGAAGGATGTCGGTACGTAATGCCAGTCGTTCCAGAGCGAATTCTTTTCGCTCAGGCGGTACGAGGTGATATAACCGAGCCAGCCCTGCGGGCTGACTTCATCGGTGCGGTTAACTGCATACGCCGTGTTTTGGCTGATATGAGCGGCGAGCAAGAACGCCGCGAGCGGTCTGGCAAAGGGTAATCTATAGATCCTCATGAAACGATTTGCCATTCGGTTTGGCCGCCGGCGCGCAAAGGTACAATGGTCTGATCGCCGAATGGAAATTCATGGGGTATTGCCTTGGGTTTCTTGATCAGGGTGACAGACTTCGAGTTGAGGGGCAGACCGTAAAACTGCGGCCCGAATTCTGACATGAAACCCTGCAATCTGTCGAGCGCGCCGGCTGCGTCGAAAACTTCTGCGTAGAGTTCAATGCCTGCGTTGGCAGTGTACATGCCGGCGCAGCCGCAGGCGTTTTCTTTGGTGTGTTTTGCATGCGGCGCGCTGTCGGTGCCGATGAAAAACTTTTTGCTACCCGAAGTTGCCGCTGCGACGAGCCGCTGCCGGTGCTCTTCGCGCTTCAACACCGGCAGGCAGTAGTGGTGCGGTCTGATGCCACCGGCAAACAGTTCGTTGCGGTTCATGAGCAGATGGTGCGCGGTGATTGTGGCAGCGACGCGGCCAGCCGCCGCTTCGACAAAATCGGCCGCCTCGCGGGTAGTAATGTGCTCGAAAACGACACGCAGCGTCGGGAACTTCTGGATGATCGCCGTCAGTTCAGTTTCCAGAAAAACTTTTTCGCGGTCGAATACATCGACATTGGCATCCGTCACTTCACCGTGAACGAGCAAGGGCAAGTCAACTTCTTGCATCGCCTCAAGCACGGGATATATTGCGGCGAGCGCGCTCACCCCGGCTTCGCTGTTGGTCGTCGCACCTGCAGGGTAGAGTTTCACCGCATGCACAATGCCGCTCGCTTTGGCACGGCGAATTTCGGCAGGCGTCGTGTTGGCGGTGAGGTACAGAGTCATCAGCGGCTCGAACTGCAGGCCCGCAGGTAGCGCGGCGAGAATGCGTTCACGGTAGCCCATCGCTTCGGCCACTGTCGTCACCGGCGGTTTAAGGTTCGGCATGACGATTGCGCGCGCAAAGCGTTCGGCGGTGTGCGGCAGAACTGCGGCCAGGGCTGCACCGTCGCGCAGGTGCAGGTGCCAGTCGTCGGGCTGAATAATCGTGATTGTGGTACCGGCGGCTGCAGGCATGCAGCGAAAATGACCCGCGAAACACACCTACAAGTGCAAAAGTGCGCGCCACTGCATCAGCCGAATGCGAACATTCCGGGGTGCAGAATAACCTGCTGACGATCTGCGGCCTATCGACCGTGCGTGCCTTGGCTGCGGCGGCACCTGAGCGCATCGAGCGTCTGTTTTTCGATGAGACCAACGCACCCCGGTTTGCAGAAGTCTGCAGATATCTTTCGCAAAAGCGCAAGATCTACCGCCTGGTTACACCGGCCGAGCTGAAAAAGATTACCGATACCTCACACCACCAGGGTGTTGCTGCGGTGATTCATGCACCCGAGCCGCTGCGTCTTGAAGGGCTCGAGCTTTCGCACAGCACGCTGTGTCTGCATGACGTTAAAAATCCGCACAATGTTGGCGCCATATTACGCACAACGGCCTTCTTTGGAGTGCGCGACGTCATCTTCAGCCGCAAATCTTATGACGCGGCAATGACTGCGTCAGCCTGGCGTGTTGCTGAAGGCGGCGTCTCACTCACGCACTGTTATGTGTACGAAGATGCCCACGATTTATTTTCGCGGGCCAAAATGCTGGGCTGGTGGTGCGCTGCGGCGGTCAGGCCCGAAAAGGGCAGGTTACCTTCGCTTGAATCAATCTGTGTGCGCGCTGGCAGGGCGCACGTTGTCGCATGCCTGGGCAACGAAGAAGAGGGTCTGCCGGGAGCTTTTGTCGCCGGTTGTGGCTATAAGTTCACGATTTTGGGGTCTGGCAGCGTGGAGTCACTGAACGTTTCAGTGACCGCCGCCCTTTGTCTTGAGAAAATGTCGCGAAATTACTCTGGCCTTCGGCCAGAGTAATTTCATTCAATCAATTTTTAACGCCGGTCTGTTGCTGGGTTGAACCGCCTGAATCGCTGACACCCATTTCGATTTTGAACTGTTTGACGAGTTCGGCGGCGCGAATTTTTTCGGCATCGGCTTCAATCGCCTCTTTCGCCTTGTCGCCTTTGCTGACCGCCATATCGAGTTTCACTTCGGCCATAGCGCTCTCTTTTTCGATACGCTTGACCATTTCGTCGTGTGTGTGGTCGACGCCGCCCGCGGTGAATTGTTCCATAGTGTCGGCGACTTCTTTCTGCCACTTCGCGCGCTTTGCGGTTTCAATCGCGTCGAGAGCTTCTTTGGTTTTTCTGTCGAGTTCTTTCATGAAAGCCACCTTGGCCTGTTCGCCTTTTTCTGCCGCGGCGTTAGCCTGCGCCAGCTGCTGGTCAAGTTTTGCCACCTGCGCCTTATTGTGTTCGAGCTGCAGCGCGTATTCAGCAGCGATGTCTTCGCGGTTCTGCCCGATCGCTGCCTTCACGTTTGCGATCAATTTCGCCTGTTCGCCTTCGAGCTTCTGTTTCTCTTTATCGACGAGCTTTGCGTTCGCGCGTAGCATCGCGATATTTTCGTTCATCTTGGGTATCTTATCGCGCATGTCGCGAATGTTCTGTTCGAGAATCAAAGCGGGATCTTCCATTTCAGAAACCCAGCCGCCGAAAATGGAGCGCAGTGCGCGCTTAAAACGTTGCCATAAACTCATGGGTAAGGGTCATTCGGCCCAATCGCGGGGCAAGTCTTTTTATAGAAGTTTCTGGCCGGGAAAATCTACTTGTCTCGTTAAGGCCGGGCGCGAATCTGCATGCTTTGGCGGCGAGCCGAGAGATGCAAGAGATACCCCTGCACCAAATCGACAACTTTATTCTGCTGCTGAAATGGGCGCACCAAAAAGGTTTCGCCGTGGCCGAAGAGCACATCATGCAGCCGCTGCAGATGTATTTCGGCACCCGGGATACCGAGCCACGCGGTGACCTGGCGAAAAGCCTCGAGGCGCAGAGAAAAATGCGCGAATGGCGCATCGCCTCGAACATCTACAAGCACCTATTTCACGCCCATGCGTTTGAGGCCGATCACCACCCGCTTGTGAGTACCCTGAATGCATTTCTACTCGACCTGCAGGGTGAAGCCGCACTGCGCAAAACAACGTTTGCCTACGAATTT
The sequence above is a segment of the Turneriella parva DSM 21527 genome. Coding sequences within it:
- a CDS encoding 2-oxoacid:ferredoxin oxidoreductase subunit beta; this encodes MAETATLTKKDFASDQTVRWCPGCGDYGILTAVQKTMPELGIPRENIAFISGIGCSSRFPYYMNTYGFHTIHGRAPAIASGLKLTRRDLSVWMVTGDGDALSIGGNHLIHILRRNLDINILLFNNEIYGLTKGQYSPTSAKGTVAKSTPDGSLDTPFSPLRLAIGAGGSFLARTYDKDMKHMEKTVKQAHLHKGTSFVEVLQNCVIFNDEVFEPVVGKENRHNTMIFVEHGQKMLFGKDNEKGLKLNHGTFEVVSAVDNPDQVAVYNESDPHFLQTFEAVGGKNGIPVPFGVLFKQARSIYEEDVEEQVQNVVAKKGRGDLRKLLAAGETWQVT
- a CDS encoding hybrid sensor histidine kinase/response regulator, whose translation is MSTTPEPLSSPPAKKAFDSVEAQLGHFLNISGTPTLVKDSASRILIANDAACEILGMQREAIIGKVLIEELPADEIEHFLRIDRLVLETGVPHTCEEKLTGATGKTHTVITTKTRHVDDQGKRYLVVVFMDITGQRQSADRVRFQGQMLDAIGQAVISTDTAGFITYWNHAAEEIYGYKSEEVIGRPIYEVTVPQASDQQAHEIMQQLAAGNSWSGEFEVKRRDGTTFLAQVLNLPMTNTEGALIGIMGVSADITESKSAREAKRLADQMLEKAFSASPVGMALVGLDGRFLRVNAALCRIVGMTEAELTATNFPAITHPDDVARDSQALRDMLEGRRDRYFTEKQYRHKDGHWVPVQLSVSAVRSDTGSPLQFVSIMQDITDRKRVENAARFQAQLLNAISQSVIGNDPQGNITFLNKAAEELYGYSAREAIGMSVIDLTMPKMSHEQAQEILTRLAKREPWSGEFLVTRRDGRTFIAQVHNAPITDHAGKLIGIIGVSSDITERKRAETELRRTSELLERTGALAKTGGWQVDLESMKLTWTQETFRIAERDSAVEPALDEGINLFAPEARDTIAKAVEAAMTEGTPYDLQLPIITEKGRHKWVQTQGFAEKKDGKVIRIYGTFQDITAAKLADEKREALETQLRQSRKLQAIGTLAGGIAHDFNNIIASILGNVSLAIDETDERSEARHSLREIEKSAARARALVQQLLAFSRQQPVARRNTLIAPIVIEVARLIKSNLPETIQLVTEIRNPAAVALVDTTQIEQALLNITTNAMQALQARPGRIVLVLETVTMTDDLRERHVQLKTINTGTACTRIVVEDNGPGIAANTLERIFEPFFTTKGVNEGTGLGLSVVHGIVEAHQGVMVVESEPGVRTAFSLYLVSGEKTATGPDENHAATKAGEKHGGHIVFIDDEESMVRLVKIYLQRLGYRVSGYMHAEDALQALRENPDDIDLVISDFNMPGTSGIQVAKEAHKIRSDLKVALASGYVDESMKAQVASAGIELIIPKADGMELFCNTVELLLSKN
- a CDS encoding DUF2490 domain-containing protein, translating into MRIYRLPFARPLAAFLLAAHISQNTAYAVNRTDEVSPQGWLGYITSYRLSEKNSLWNDWHYVPTSFFLSRHGFTRHLSQQVSVTGGYAWGYLTTPGSGSDRLDRFEHRPWAQLLMHLPLSTKYTFSHRLRYDSRFRQNVANGETESGFVFNHRIRYMIAFRRPITGLKLFNEAPFFVVGNEVLLNFAPQITGNQLDQVRTWFMLGYQVNSMTIQTGYMYRYVPASTPATFYHYHTATLWVTQTFGSAKAAETDHDDLLHRDP
- a CDS encoding 2-oxoacid:acceptor oxidoreductase subunit alpha; the protein is MQAEITQSAKSKKTLHGATVRFTGDSGDGMQLVGAQFTSVTGLAGNDVMTFPDFPAEIRAPQGTTAGVSGFQVHFGDHHIYTPGDKVDVLVAMNPAALKANLKDLRERGVLLVNSDEFDEKNLTKVDYKSNPLDDEALKEKYRLIAAPITESTRRALAESGLTTKEIDRCKNFFALGLTYWMYQRDIEKTKKWLEQQFAKKPHLAKANIQVLEAGYHFAETTELFDVSYEITKAKFEPGTYRNITGNSALALGLVAATDLSGLPALYAGYPITPASDILHEIAKYKNFNIKTFQTEDEIAAICAALGASYGGSLGITASSGPGIALKSEAINLAVMTELPVVIIDVQRGGPSTGMPTKNEQTDLLMALYGRNGESPVPVVAAASPSDCFDAAIEATRIALKFMTPVFLLSDAYIANSSEPWKLPEVENLPEIETNKIERGESREGFKVYGRDPETLARRWPIPGTPGFEHRIGGIEKDENGNINYDPDNHDKMVNLRQAKINKIADFIPELTAFPEQKGGLLVLGWGSTYGAIREAVLRVRSQGFSVSHAHLKYLNPFPRNIEKVLRSFEKVLIPELNMGQLALLIRGKYLVPATQYNKVRGRPFGIEELEQVIIDTLKK
- the sqr gene encoding type III sulfide quinone reductase, selenoprotein subtype, translated to MKQVVILGGGTGGNILANRLQKDRRSVRFDLQITVVDPEKDHLYQPGLLFLPFGSTTREKIIRRKRQLLRKEIRLVEQSVTSLDTIARTVTLADGSLLPYDVLVVATGTRIAPEETEGLTGEGWFKNRFDFYTLEGATRLQAALQEFTGGHLVINIVDVPIKCPVAPLEFAFLADDYFKRRGIRNKVKISYVTPLDNAFTKPVAANVFKNLLAEKNIDLVTEFNTGRVENNQIVSWDDRTVDFDLLVTVPLHNGAEFIKNSDIGDDLGFVRVDSATLQNPMHKEIFALGDATSVPASKAGSVAHFESETVHENIMRFLAGDEPLADFDGHSNCFIETGAGKAALIDFSYEVEPLPGSYPLPFFGPLRLLKVTRLNHWGKLAFRLIYWHLMLPARYLPISRHFSLRGKQNIT
- a CDS encoding TusE/DsrC/DsvC family sulfur relay protein translates to MPQKTLGTKTVEVDDQGFLKNTADWTEELARLFAADIGISELSEGHWKVVKFMRERYLKNGDSPSIRTLGKESGVNTKELYALFPKGPAKLAAYVAGIPKWLHIPTWIGGIPGMSALVSWRMRKSIESLDIPPIGEFLELIHDSGCGMYACKATVDMFKMTKADFVSPVDDIITVGEFYEKAQGGEIIFT
- a CDS encoding TIR domain-containing protein; this translates as MPQSAEVEEYYLTIFLAHGEESSWHEVAEFIEQKLAHEVVPYAGSLAPGRTDIQKLEELTEECAFAIVMLTAKESAARSRAKIIHEIGFCQGSFGRENVLVMKEEGAQEIEELGGVIYVPFASGNAKAAFQRIQAEIDAAIDRFEDDEEEDDDD